From a region of the Tateyamaria omphalii genome:
- a CDS encoding ABC transporter ATP-binding protein has translation MTGVTLQKAIKRYGATQVIHGVDLTIDDGEFCVFVGPSGCGKSTLLRMIAGLEETSDGQINIGARDVTHMDPAERGVAMVFQTYALYPHMTVEENMGFGLKMNGVDKAEIKRKVDGASKILKLDDYLKRKPAALSGGQRQRVAIGRSIVRGPEVFLFDEPLSNLDAELRVDMRVEIARLHKELGTTMIYVTHDQVEAMTLADKIVVLRAGYIEQVGSPMHLYQDPDNKFVAGFIGSPAMNFVNGVVEGGGVRVPGLADRVVPTSVGLPAAGTEVIVGVRPQDMALAEGASPISLDIRERLGGVAYDYLTTPTGERLIVESRGDMAMEEGTQVTVSFDDDRVMFFDAKTEQRLR, from the coding sequence ATGACCGGTGTGACATTGCAGAAAGCCATCAAGCGCTACGGCGCCACTCAGGTCATCCATGGTGTGGACCTGACCATTGACGACGGCGAGTTCTGCGTCTTTGTCGGCCCGTCGGGCTGCGGCAAGTCCACGCTGTTGCGCATGATCGCCGGTCTGGAGGAAACGAGCGACGGCCAGATCAACATCGGCGCCCGCGACGTGACCCATATGGACCCCGCCGAGCGTGGGGTGGCGATGGTGTTCCAGACCTATGCCCTCTACCCCCACATGACGGTCGAGGAGAATATGGGCTTTGGCCTGAAGATGAACGGCGTCGACAAGGCCGAGATCAAGCGCAAGGTCGATGGTGCGTCCAAGATCCTGAAACTGGACGATTATCTGAAGCGTAAGCCTGCCGCCCTGTCAGGCGGCCAGCGCCAGCGTGTGGCGATTGGCCGGTCCATCGTCCGCGGGCCCGAGGTGTTCCTGTTTGATGAGCCCCTGTCCAACCTGGATGCCGAATTGCGTGTGGACATGCGGGTCGAGATTGCCCGCCTGCACAAGGAACTGGGCACCACGATGATTTACGTGACCCACGATCAGGTCGAAGCCATGACGCTGGCCGACAAGATCGTTGTGCTGCGTGCGGGGTATATTGAGCAGGTGGGCAGCCCCATGCATCTCTATCAGGATCCGGACAACAAGTTCGTGGCTGGGTTTATCGGGTCGCCTGCGATGAACTTTGTGAACGGTGTGGTCGAGGGCGGCGGGGTGCGCGTGCCGGGGCTGGCGGACCGGGTTGTGCCCACTTCTGTTGGTTTGCCTGCGGCGGGGACCGAGGTGATTGTCGGCGTCCGCCCGCAGGACATGGCGCTGGCCGAGGGTGCGTCGCCCATCAGCCTGGACATCCGCGAACGATTGGGCGGTGTCGCCTATGACTATCTGACCACGCCGACGGGTGAGCGGCTGATTGTCGAGTCCCGCGGCGACATGGCGATGGAGGAAGGCACGCAGGTCACGGTCAGCTTTGACGATGATCGCGTGATGTTCTTTGACGCAAAGACGGAGCAGCGGCTGCGTTAA
- a CDS encoding DUF4344 domain-containing metallopeptidase produces MLTSTDDQMVRALYAFCLVIFAAPATANEVPERVGNALLHVIAHEIGHAVLREFDLPILGPEEDIAEDFATTFVYLTLPDRAEAIVEARAAQHRADGATPGPFSEYRPDTQLAGRMICLLYGFDPDRYADLADRNDMDADARDTCADMAPELLRSWRRTLEPLWIDPDARVTEVGLRADPDLEAVAVANHALVETALNMLARIDWHSRVTLHLEQCDGTAGWQRNGRTIFLCSAYVDRMIAQLAD; encoded by the coding sequence ATGCTGACGTCAACGGACGATCAAATGGTGCGCGCGCTCTACGCCTTTTGCCTCGTGATCTTTGCCGCTCCGGCCACGGCCAATGAGGTGCCGGAGCGGGTCGGCAACGCCCTCCTGCACGTGATCGCACACGAGATCGGGCACGCCGTCCTGCGCGAGTTTGACCTGCCCATCCTCGGGCCCGAAGAGGACATCGCCGAGGATTTCGCGACCACATTCGTCTACCTGACACTGCCCGACCGGGCCGAGGCGATCGTTGAAGCGCGCGCGGCCCAGCACCGGGCGGATGGTGCCACGCCGGGGCCGTTTTCGGAATACCGGCCCGACACGCAACTGGCCGGGCGGATGATCTGCCTGCTCTACGGGTTCGATCCTGATCGCTATGCGGATCTGGCCGACCGCAATGACATGGACGCGGACGCGCGGGACACCTGCGCCGATATGGCGCCGGAACTTCTGCGCAGTTGGCGGCGCACGCTTGAACCGCTCTGGATCGACCCGGATGCGCGCGTGACCGAGGTGGGGCTGCGCGCGGACCCGGATCTTGAGGCGGTCGCGGTGGCCAACCATGCCCTGGTCGAGACCGCCTTGAACATGCTGGCCCGTATCGACTGGCATTCCCGTGTCACCCTGCACCTCGAGCAATGTGACGGAACCGCAGGCTGGCAGCGCAACGGGCGCACCATTTTCCTGTGCAGCGCCTATGTCGACAGGATGATTGCACAATTGGCGGACTGA
- the ptsP gene encoding phosphoenolpyruvate--protein phosphotransferase: MAERFETESRKLLGRLRDAMAGDDPGQARLDKITHLIATSIGCEVCSIYLFRDEDTLELCATEGLNADAVHQTRMRLGEGLVGRVAQRRQVINTADAPNARGFRFMPETGEEVFSSFLGVPVQRLGEALGVLVVQSKEAREFSADEVYALEVVAMVLAEMAELGAFVGEGAAMGARHSQPVMLRGTVAQEGVAEGHIWLHEPRVVVTNPIADDPTREVERLTEAVEELRVGVDKMLALASADKEQAQVLEAYRMFANSKGWMRRMEEDIANGLSAEAAVEKEQSLARARMGQATDNYLRERLSDLDDLSNRLLRILTGQGADTGAEMPADPILVARNIGPAELLDYGRSLKGIILEAGSVGSHAAIVARALAIPLIVHAERATLEALNGDHVMVDGEQGIVHLRPDDTVVTAFRDKMAMQAAAVERYASIRDKPAETVCGSVVGLHMNAGLMADLPSLQGSGAEGVGLFRTELQFLVRNQMPRRSELSALYARVLDAAGGKPVIFRTLDIGSDKVLPYMKPNDEPNPALGWRAIRVGLDKPGVMRMQLQALIRAADGRPLTVMFPFVAQYEEYTLARAEVDKALEREARLGHVLPQKVEVGAMLETPSLAFAPTKFFEEVGFLSIGGNDLKQFFFAADRENERVRRRYDTLNVSFLSFIERIVERCAQTDTPLSFCGEDAGRPVEALCFAAIGLRRLSMRPASIGPVKSLLRRSNLDEVRKVIADARHRGDMNVRPAIMDYLRDQKQA, encoded by the coding sequence ATGGCCGAACGCTTTGAAACGGAAAGCCGCAAGCTCTTGGGACGCTTGCGCGACGCCATGGCGGGGGATGACCCGGGCCAGGCGCGGCTGGACAAGATCACCCATCTGATCGCCACCAGCATCGGGTGCGAGGTCTGTTCGATCTATCTGTTCCGGGACGAGGACACGCTGGAACTGTGCGCGACCGAAGGGTTGAACGCGGACGCCGTGCACCAGACCCGGATGCGGCTGGGCGAGGGGCTCGTGGGCCGCGTCGCACAACGCCGCCAGGTCATCAACACCGCCGATGCCCCGAATGCGCGCGGCTTCCGCTTTATGCCGGAAACGGGGGAAGAGGTGTTTTCCAGCTTTCTCGGCGTGCCGGTCCAGCGGCTGGGCGAGGCGCTGGGCGTGCTGGTCGTGCAATCGAAAGAGGCGCGCGAGTTTTCCGCGGACGAGGTCTATGCCCTCGAAGTGGTTGCCATGGTGCTGGCCGAGATGGCCGAGCTTGGCGCCTTTGTGGGTGAGGGTGCCGCCATGGGTGCGCGCCACTCGCAGCCCGTCATGCTGCGCGGCACCGTGGCGCAGGAAGGCGTGGCCGAGGGCCATATCTGGCTGCACGAACCGCGCGTCGTGGTCACAAACCCCATCGCCGATGATCCGACCCGTGAAGTGGAGCGTCTGACCGAAGCGGTCGAGGAGTTGCGCGTGGGCGTCGACAAGATGCTGGCGCTCGCCTCAGCCGACAAGGAACAGGCGCAAGTCCTTGAAGCCTATCGCATGTTTGCCAATTCCAAAGGCTGGATGCGGCGGATGGAGGAAGACATCGCGAACGGTCTCAGCGCCGAAGCGGCGGTGGAGAAAGAGCAATCGCTCGCCCGTGCGCGCATGGGGCAGGCGACGGACAATTACCTGCGCGAACGGCTGTCCGACCTTGATGACCTGTCGAACCGCCTGCTGCGCATCCTGACGGGGCAGGGCGCGGATACGGGCGCAGAAATGCCCGCCGATCCGATCCTCGTGGCGCGCAATATCGGCCCGGCGGAATTGCTGGATTACGGTCGGTCGTTGAAGGGCATCATCCTTGAAGCGGGCTCCGTCGGCAGTCACGCTGCCATCGTCGCCCGCGCGCTGGCCATCCCGCTGATCGTCCACGCCGAGCGGGCCACGCTTGAGGCGCTGAACGGCGACCATGTCATGGTCGATGGCGAACAGGGCATCGTGCACCTGCGCCCCGACGACACGGTCGTGACCGCCTTCCGCGACAAGATGGCGATGCAGGCGGCCGCCGTGGAGCGCTATGCCTCCATCCGTGACAAACCGGCGGAAACGGTTTGCGGGTCGGTCGTGGGGCTGCACATGAACGCCGGTCTGATGGCCGATCTGCCGTCACTTCAAGGATCGGGGGCCGAGGGCGTGGGCCTCTTCCGCACCGAATTGCAGTTCCTCGTGCGCAATCAGATGCCGCGCCGGTCCGAGTTGTCCGCGCTCTATGCCCGCGTGCTGGATGCGGCAGGCGGCAAGCCGGTGATCTTCCGCACCCTCGACATAGGGTCGGACAAGGTGCTGCCCTACATGAAACCCAATGACGAGCCGAACCCCGCGCTCGGCTGGCGCGCGATCCGCGTGGGGCTCGACAAGCCGGGCGTCATGCGGATGCAATTGCAGGCGCTGATCCGGGCGGCGGACGGGCGCCCCCTTACGGTCATGTTCCCCTTCGTCGCACAATACGAGGAATACACGCTGGCCCGGGCCGAGGTCGACAAGGCGCTCGAACGCGAGGCGCGGCTGGGCCACGTGCTGCCCCAAAAGGTCGAAGTGGGCGCCATGCTGGAAACGCCCAGCCTCGCCTTCGCCCCCACCAAGTTCTTCGAAGAGGTGGGGTTCCTGTCCATCGGCGGCAACGACCTCAAGCAGTTCTTCTTTGCAGCAGACCGCGAGAATGAGCGGGTGCGGCGGCGCTACGACACGCTTAACGTCTCGTTCCTGTCGTTCATCGAACGCATCGTGGAACGCTGCGCCCAGACCGACACGCCGCTGTCCTTCTGTGGCGAGGATGCGGGCCGCCCGGTCGAGGCGCTGTGCTTCGCCGCCATCGGCCTGCGCCGCCTGTCCATGCGGCCAGCATCAATCGGGCCGGTCAAGTCACTGTTAAGACGGTCAAATCTGGACGAGGTCCGCAAGGTGATCGCGGACGCGCGGCACAGGGGCGACATGAACGTCCGGCCCGCGATTATGGACTATCTGCGCGATCAGAAGCAGGCCTGA
- a CDS encoding IclR family transcriptional regulator, translating to MNSAAPRSGEGTIAKALEVLDLVAQLERPVRFSELLSLSPHPKATLYRLVQTLTSLGMLRYDVERQTYSPGLRLVRLAHAAWRQSSLAPIARPFVDALSAQVGETVHLAQMDGGQVLYVDKRNAAEPIEMFSQAGKVGPGYCTGVGKAMLAFLPEDALNTALSQQAWFAHTAHTHTSRESLCSELDMIRSDGVAYDREEHEPGIICVAAPILSDAGRSIGALSVTTSTARKSLADLGQLAPHLQSTARDIAGAAANWQFPIQ from the coding sequence ATGAATAGCGCAGCCCCCCGGTCGGGGGAAGGAACCATTGCCAAGGCGTTGGAAGTGCTGGACCTTGTGGCCCAGCTGGAACGCCCTGTGCGGTTTTCCGAACTGCTGTCGCTGTCCCCCCACCCCAAGGCCACACTGTACCGTCTGGTGCAGACGCTGACGTCGCTTGGCATGTTGCGCTATGATGTCGAGCGGCAGACCTATTCCCCCGGTTTGCGCCTTGTCCGCCTGGCCCATGCGGCGTGGCGCCAAAGCTCGTTGGCCCCCATCGCGCGCCCCTTTGTCGATGCGCTGAGCGCGCAAGTGGGCGAGACGGTGCATTTGGCGCAGATGGATGGCGGGCAGGTCCTGTATGTGGACAAGCGCAACGCCGCCGAACCGATCGAGATGTTTTCGCAGGCGGGCAAGGTCGGCCCCGGATACTGCACCGGTGTGGGCAAGGCGATGCTGGCCTTTCTGCCCGAGGATGCGTTGAACACGGCCCTGTCGCAGCAGGCGTGGTTTGCCCACACCGCCCATACCCACACCAGCCGCGAATCGCTGTGTTCGGAACTGGACATGATTCGCAGCGACGGCGTCGCCTATGACCGCGAAGAGCACGAACCCGGCATCATCTGTGTCGCCGCGCCCATCCTGTCCGATGCGGGCCGGTCCATCGGCGCGCTGAGTGTCACCACATCCACCGCGCGCAAATCGCTGGCCGATCTGGGCCAGCTGGCGCCCCATCTTCAATCCACCGCGCGCGATATCGCCGGTGCGGCTGCCAACTGGCAGTTTCCAATTCAATAA
- a CDS encoding DUF1178 family protein, with protein MIKYALKCADGHGFESWFASADAFDSLTAAGHVSCAICGNADVSKAIMAPRVSSAKDAVASEQPLSKPASDVEAAMAKMRETVEKNATYVGGNFASEALAQHLGEQPDRPIWGEANREEAKRLIDDGVPVAPLPFVPTRKAN; from the coding sequence ATGATCAAGTATGCACTCAAATGTGCCGATGGGCACGGGTTCGAAAGCTGGTTCGCCAGCGCCGATGCCTTTGACAGCCTGACGGCTGCGGGCCATGTGTCTTGTGCCATTTGTGGGAACGCCGACGTCTCCAAGGCCATCATGGCGCCGCGCGTCAGCAGTGCCAAGGACGCAGTGGCGTCCGAACAACCCTTGTCCAAACCAGCCTCCGATGTCGAGGCCGCGATGGCGAAGATGCGCGAGACGGTCGAAAAGAACGCCACCTATGTGGGCGGCAACTTCGCCTCCGAAGCGCTGGCGCAGCATCTGGGCGAACAGCCCGATCGTCCGATCTGGGGCGAGGCGAACCGCGAAGAGGCCAAGCGCCTGATCGACGACGGCGTGCCCGTGGCCCCGCTGCCCTTTGTTCCAACACGCAAGGCGAACTGA
- a CDS encoding aspartate kinase, whose product MPVLVMKFGGTSVATLDRIRRAAKRVGVEVAKGYDVIVIVSAMSGKTNELVGWVNETSPLFDAREYDAVVSSGENVTAGLMALTLQEMDVPARSWQGWQVPLKTSSVHSSARIEEIPTDNINAKFGEGMRVAVVAGFQGISPEGRITTLGRGGSDTTAVAFAAAFQAERCDIYTDVDGVYTTDPRVSSKARKLDKIAFEEMLELASLGAKVLQTRSVELAMRYKVRLRVLSSFEEQSDEAGTLVCDEEDIMESNVVAGVAFSRDEAKMTLVSVADRPGIAATIFTALSEAGVNVDMIVQNISEEGRTDMTFSCPTDQVARAEKAMDAAKGEGIINFHELIADTDVAKISVVGIGMRSHTGVAAKMFQCLSAEGINIKVITTSEIKISVLIDRKYMELAVQALHDAFELDKAA is encoded by the coding sequence ATGCCTGTTCTCGTGATGAAATTCGGCGGCACATCTGTCGCCACGCTGGACCGCATCCGCCGCGCCGCCAAGCGCGTCGGCGTTGAAGTGGCCAAGGGCTATGACGTCATCGTTATCGTATCCGCCATGTCGGGCAAGACCAACGAATTGGTGGGCTGGGTGAACGAGACATCGCCGCTGTTCGATGCGCGCGAATATGATGCGGTCGTGTCATCGGGGGAGAATGTGACCGCCGGGCTCATGGCCCTCACCCTGCAGGAAATGGACGTGCCCGCGCGGTCCTGGCAGGGTTGGCAGGTGCCGCTCAAGACCTCCTCCGTCCATTCCAGCGCCCGGATCGAAGAGATCCCCACCGACAACATCAACGCCAAGTTCGGCGAAGGCATGCGCGTGGCCGTGGTCGCAGGTTTCCAGGGGATCAGCCCCGAGGGGCGGATCACCACGCTGGGCCGGGGCGGGTCCGACACCACCGCCGTCGCCTTTGCCGCCGCGTTTCAAGCGGAACGCTGCGACATCTATACGGACGTGGACGGCGTCTATACCACCGACCCGCGGGTCAGCTCCAAGGCGCGCAAGCTCGACAAGATCGCGTTCGAGGAGATGCTGGAACTCGCCTCTCTCGGCGCCAAGGTGCTGCAGACCCGCTCGGTCGAGCTGGCGATGCGCTACAAGGTGCGCTTGCGGGTGCTGTCGAGTTTCGAGGAACAATCCGACGAGGCCGGGACACTGGTCTGCGATGAGGAGGATATCATGGAAAGCAATGTCGTGGCCGGTGTGGCCTTTTCCCGCGATGAGGCAAAGATGACGCTGGTGTCGGTCGCGGACCGCCCCGGCATCGCCGCCACCATCTTCACCGCACTCTCCGAGGCGGGCGTGAACGTGGACATGATCGTGCAAAACATTTCCGAGGAAGGGCGCACGGACATGACGTTCTCCTGCCCCACCGACCAGGTGGCGCGCGCGGAAAAGGCGATGGATGCGGCCAAGGGCGAGGGGATCATAAACTTCCACGAACTCATCGCCGACACGGACGTGGCCAAGATCAGCGTCGTCGGCATCGGCATGCGCAGCCACACCGGTGTGGCGGCCAAGATGTTCCAGTGCCTCAGCGCCGAAGGGATCAACATCAAGGTCATCACCACATCCGAGATCAAAATCTCGGTCCTGATCGACCGGAAATACATGGAATTGGCGGTTCAGGCGCTGCACGACGCGTTCGAGTTGGACAAAGCCGCCTAA
- a CDS encoding SDR family NAD(P)-dependent oxidoreductase: MHILITGATRGIGAGLAAAYRDMGHDVTGTGRSSGAEVTLDVTQPQDHRAMAAQLAGRTIDLLVCNAGVYLDKGSDLETGYAADLWAQSFAANVIGVFLTIQTLLPNLRAAPAPRIAIISSQMASHTRAPGGSYIYRASKAAALNLGRNLAADLAGEVAVGIYHPGWVQTDMGGGSADITVDEAVAGLVDRFAALSHETTGCFETWDGRAHAY; encoded by the coding sequence ATGCATATTCTGATCACGGGTGCCACACGCGGCATCGGCGCAGGGCTGGCCGCAGCCTACCGCGACATGGGCCACGACGTGACCGGCACGGGCCGGTCATCGGGCGCCGAAGTGACGCTGGACGTCACCCAGCCGCAGGACCACCGCGCCATGGCCGCACAACTGGCGGGCCGCACCATCGACTTGCTGGTCTGCAACGCGGGCGTCTATCTGGACAAGGGCAGCGATCTGGAGACCGGCTACGCCGCCGATCTCTGGGCGCAAAGCTTTGCCGCCAACGTCATTGGCGTGTTCCTGACCATACAGACGCTTTTGCCCAACCTGCGCGCCGCGCCTGCGCCGCGCATCGCCATCATCTCGTCCCAGATGGCGTCGCATACCCGCGCGCCGGGCGGCAGCTATATCTACCGCGCGTCCAAGGCTGCGGCGCTGAACCTGGGCCGGAACCTGGCCGCCGATCTGGCCGGTGAGGTGGCGGTGGGCATCTATCACCCCGGCTGGGTGCAAACCGATATGGGCGGTGGGTCGGCCGACATCACGGTGGATGAGGCCGTGGCCGGGCTGGTCGACCGCTTTGCGGCGCTGAGCCACGAGACGACGGGCTGTTTCGAGACCTGGGACGGGCGTGCGCACGCCTACTAG